The following proteins are encoded in a genomic region of Deltaproteobacteria bacterium:
- a CDS encoding type II toxin-antitoxin system HicA family toxin, which translates to MKVRDIIRLIESDGWYLIATKGSHQQYKHPAKSGRVTIAGHSQNANLAPGTLNSILKQAQLKEAKK; encoded by the coding sequence ATGAAGGTTCGTGATATAATAAGATTGATTGAATCAGACGGGTGGTATTTGATAGCAACGAAAGGAAGTCATCAGCAATATAAACACCCTGCTAAGTCAGGAAGGGTTACTATTGCGGGGCATTCTCAAAATGCCAATTTAGCTCCAGGGACTCTGAACAGTATTTTGAAACAAGCGCAATTGAAGGAGGCAAAAAAATGA